A region of [Bacteroides] pectinophilus DNA encodes the following proteins:
- the mutL gene encoding DNA mismatch repair endonuclease MutL translates to MPIQILDQNTINKIAAGEVIERPASVVKELAENAIDAMATAVTIEIKDGGISFIRITDNGCGIDKGEIPMAFLRHSTSKIKSVEDLMCVRSLGFRGEALSSIAAVAQIELITKTKEAFTGVRYVIEGGKEQNMEDIGAPDGTTFIVRNLFYNTPVRRKFLKTATTEAGYVSALVEHLAFSHPEVSFRFINNGQNKLYTSGNGSLKDIIYHVNGRDIATNLLEVSAKTQDIQISGFIGKPMISRGNRTYENYFINGRYIKSNIITRAIEEGYKGYIMQHQYPFTALHFTIEQSIIDVNVHPTKMELRFSQNEFVYDFVLNAIRNTLSGRELVPEVRLSRSENVPVNKTRPAEPFEVKRMAAEAEKDKKNSTAGLTAALAATGHTLRQAYVSDTIRPKQLREDPAEYKTTAAIEPSAAPAARPPEAPVTETLQKSASPAPEQLSLITPDDTASIPKPVLVGQVFDTYWIIQFEDKMFIMDQHAAHEKILYERTMHRLESGSIDTQIIAPPVILSLNMREKEVVSQNIDIFTRLGFEIESFGGNEYKVTGMPATLPSLDDRELLMDIIDSLMEEGGASSKPELITQRVASMSCKAAVKGNMRMSFAEAQNLVEELMNADNPYNCPHGRPTLISMSKYELEKKFKRIV, encoded by the coding sequence GTGCCTATTCAGATACTTGACCAGAATACAATCAACAAAATAGCCGCTGGCGAAGTAATAGAGCGTCCGGCATCGGTTGTTAAGGAATTAGCGGAAAATGCAATTGACGCCATGGCTACTGCCGTCACAATCGAGATAAAGGACGGCGGTATATCATTTATCAGAATAACCGACAACGGCTGCGGAATAGATAAAGGTGAGATACCGATGGCATTTTTACGCCACTCAACCAGCAAAATCAAATCCGTTGAGGATCTTATGTGCGTGCGGTCGCTCGGTTTCCGTGGTGAGGCATTGTCAAGTATAGCTGCTGTTGCACAGATAGAGCTTATAACCAAGACAAAAGAGGCATTTACAGGAGTGCGCTATGTAATAGAAGGCGGTAAAGAGCAGAACATGGAAGACATCGGTGCGCCTGATGGGACAACTTTTATTGTCCGCAATCTTTTTTACAATACACCTGTACGACGCAAGTTCCTGAAGACAGCCACAACCGAAGCCGGGTATGTAAGCGCTCTTGTTGAACACCTTGCATTCTCACATCCTGAGGTCTCATTCCGTTTCATCAATAATGGACAGAACAAATTATACACCTCCGGCAACGGCAGCCTTAAGGACATTATATACCATGTAAATGGCCGCGATATTGCCACTAACCTTCTTGAAGTCAGTGCGAAGACGCAGGATATTCAGATATCAGGCTTTATCGGCAAACCGATGATAAGCCGCGGCAACCGTACTTATGAGAATTATTTCATAAACGGACGTTATATCAAAAGCAATATAATAACACGGGCTATTGAAGAAGGTTATAAGGGGTACATAATGCAGCACCAGTATCCGTTCACAGCTCTGCATTTTACAATAGAACAGTCCATAATAGATGTTAATGTTCATCCGACCAAGATGGAGCTACGTTTTTCGCAGAATGAATTTGTATATGATTTTGTGCTCAATGCAATCAGGAATACTCTTTCCGGACGCGAGCTTGTTCCTGAAGTCCGTCTGAGCCGCAGTGAAAATGTACCTGTTAATAAGACACGTCCGGCTGAACCATTTGAAGTTAAGAGAATGGCTGCCGAAGCTGAAAAAGATAAAAAGAACAGTACTGCCGGATTAACTGCTGCTCTTGCAGCCACCGGACACACCCTGAGGCAGGCATATGTGTCAGATACAATCCGGCCAAAGCAGCTCAGGGAAGATCCCGCAGAATATAAAACAACTGCTGCAATTGAACCTTCCGCTGCACCGGCAGCCAGGCCGCCGGAAGCTCCGGTTACTGAGACGTTACAGAAGTCTGCATCCCCTGCACCCGAACAGTTATCTTTAATCACTCCGGATGATACCGCATCAATTCCAAAGCCTGTTCTTGTAGGGCAGGTATTCGATACATACTGGATTATCCAGTTTGAAGATAAGATGTTTATAATGGACCAGCATGCCGCACACGAAAAAATTCTTTACGAACGGACAATGCACAGACTTGAGAGCGGCAGCATAGATACGCAGATAATTGCTCCTCCTGTTATTCTCAGCCTTAATATGCGCGAAAAGGAAGTAGTTTCACAGAATATTGATATTTTCACGAGGCTGGGCTTTGAGATTGAAAGCTTCGGAGGCAATGAATATAAGGTTACAGGAATGCCGGCCACTCTGCCTTCACTTGATGACCGTGAGCTTCTTATGGATATCATCGATTCATTAATGGAGGAGGGCGGTGCTTCATCAAAGCCTGAGCTTATAACACAGCGTGTTGCTTCAATGTCCTGCAAGGCAGCAGTTAAAGGTAACATGAGGATGTCTTTTGCAGAGGCGCAGAACCTTGTAGAGGAATTAATGAACGCCGATAATCCGTATAATTGCCCTCATGGACGTCCTACGCTTATATCTATGTCAAAATATGAGCTGGAAAAGAAGTTTAAAAGAATTGTGTAA
- the srtB gene encoding class B sortase, with protein MGKITKSTKRAPLIAGVALCVAGLICCIIFLVTSFKKADLSNDMTNLQNSASVAASEPQSVPSIFPTANVDIPQKNLNFNELQKTNPDIYAWIYIPGTSVDYPVLQHPTDDTFYLEHNIDGSAGLPGCIYSELLNGKSFDDRNTVLYGHNMRNGSMFATLHRYADKDFFDTNRYIYIYTEKGTYVYEIFAAYTYSDIHLLKGLDITSDEKFADYLESVLAIRGMGNNIDNSLNIDSSDRIVTLSTCTSNDTRRFLVQGVLLNGRER; from the coding sequence ATGGGAAAAATTACTAAATCTACAAAAAGAGCCCCGCTTATTGCAGGTGTAGCCCTGTGTGTGGCCGGTCTGATATGCTGTATTATTTTTCTGGTGACATCATTCAAAAAAGCAGATCTGTCCAATGATATGACAAATCTTCAGAATTCCGCATCTGTAGCTGCATCTGAACCACAGTCTGTGCCTTCGATATTTCCAACAGCCAATGTTGATATTCCCCAAAAAAATCTTAACTTTAACGAACTTCAGAAAACCAATCCTGATATATATGCATGGATTTATATTCCCGGAACGTCAGTAGATTATCCGGTACTTCAACATCCTACAGATGATACTTTCTATCTAGAGCACAATATTGACGGCAGTGCAGGACTTCCGGGCTGCATCTATTCTGAACTTCTTAATGGTAAATCATTTGATGACAGGAACACGGTTCTTTACGGACATAATATGCGCAACGGAAGTATGTTTGCAACATTGCACAGATATGCAGATAAAGATTTTTTTGACACAAACAGATATATTTATATATACACTGAAAAAGGTACTTATGTTTACGAGATATTCGCTGCATATACCTACAGCGACATACATCTCTTAAAAGGTCTGGATATTACATCTGACGAAAAATTCGCAGACTATCTTGAGTCTGTTCTTGCAATCAGAGGTATGGGTAACAATATTGATAATTCACTCAATATAGATTCATCTGACAGGATAGTCACACTGTCAACGTGCACCAGCAATGATACCAGACGTTTTCTTGTACAGGGGGTATTGCTTAATGGAAGAGAAAGATAA
- a CDS encoding polysaccharide lyase codes for MRKMLKRGVGIVLAAALAIAPLPTFRAAQAFAAEGISFTEVGGYAEGAYAEFTTGLSAKGYNAYVKKSSQADSAYVKLDNELIRVYPDYIRVDAVGLEAGDYVIKIVPVYGGTEKPSEAAATAALSVYSHDRTGFAWVDGTASGAYNEDGTLKSNAVVVYVTEETKDTVSATVSGTVCSGVQNILTAYKKAKTNAAPLDIRIIGNITDPAVLDKGDLLVDGVLAGLTIEGIGEDATANGWGIRIKGSSNVEVRNLGIMNVNSGEGDNIGLQQNNNHVWVHNCDFFYGHAGSDADQVKGDGALDTKTSTFITHSYNHFYDNGKCNLQGMKSEKETNYITYHHNWYDHSDSRHPRIRTCSVHSYNNYFDGNAKYGVGVTMGASAFVENNYFRNCKYPVLSSGQGSDKVTGGTFSGETGGIVKTFNNYIEGAKAFVTYQDNNTEFDAYAVSSADEQVPSSVKTLSGGTAYNNFDTSSIMYSYTAQSPEDAKAAVVARAGRVNGGDFKYDFSGKTYQQKDGNGVMQTVTADEYYHVDDELKALVVNYKTSLVAVGGNPLGGGGSTTPVKPTKPSESETKSTEAGTEVSGSTGSTDTTKPSTNPGTTTGSYVHNFTASGTTSSVYTITGSLANKGTVNYAGLTLSKCLKMESSTSIKFATPSSGKLILVFGGSTAASGKAVKVNGTKYTCGSDGIATIDISGSKDITITKGDSINLFYINYVTEGSSENPSNPATEPSTEAPTQKPTQAPTKPADKKNGLLKSDDGSWYYYVDDAIDTSKTGLVQNNDAWWYVEGGKLQSDYRGFVENSAGKWYVVNGKINTDFTGLGKDGDDWVCVRAGKADSSYTGLVKNSDYFWYVKDGKLDTSYLGTVTNDGGTWFIINGKLDTSVTGIKSDKTDFWYVKGGKVDTAFEGVIEQGGSWWYVKDGKVAKDYKGLFTNDAGTWYVAAGKIDTDFTGLGKDGDNWVCVRAGKVDRTYTGLVQSSGIWWYVSDGVLDTSYTGIQTNDGGSWLVVKGKLNTDYTGEYTVDSTTYNIVNGKVTD; via the coding sequence ATGAGGAAGATGCTCAAAAGAGGTGTTGGAATTGTATTGGCAGCAGCATTAGCAATTGCTCCATTGCCAACATTCAGAGCAGCACAGGCATTTGCCGCAGAAGGGATTTCATTTACTGAAGTTGGCGGCTATGCAGAGGGTGCTTATGCAGAATTTACTACAGGACTTTCTGCAAAGGGTTACAATGCATATGTTAAAAAGTCATCACAGGCTGATTCAGCATATGTGAAGCTTGATAATGAGCTTATACGTGTTTATCCGGATTATATCCGTGTAGATGCTGTAGGTCTTGAAGCAGGCGATTACGTTATTAAGATTGTTCCTGTGTATGGCGGAACAGAGAAGCCATCTGAAGCTGCAGCCACTGCAGCGCTCAGCGTGTACAGCCATGACAGAACCGGCTTTGCATGGGTTGATGGTACGGCATCAGGTGCATATAATGAAGACGGAACTCTTAAGAGTAATGCCGTTGTAGTATATGTGACAGAGGAGACAAAGGATACGGTATCTGCAACAGTCAGCGGAACAGTATGCTCAGGTGTACAGAATATTCTTACAGCATATAAGAAGGCAAAGACTAATGCAGCACCTCTTGATATCCGTATAATCGGCAATATTACAGATCCGGCTGTACTTGACAAGGGTGATCTTCTTGTAGATGGTGTACTTGCAGGTCTTACTATTGAAGGTATCGGTGAAGATGCAACAGCTAATGGCTGGGGTATCAGAATTAAGGGTTCGTCTAATGTTGAGGTCCGCAATCTTGGAATTATGAACGTCAACAGTGGTGAGGGCGACAATATAGGACTTCAGCAGAATAATAATCATGTATGGGTTCATAACTGTGATTTCTTTTACGGACATGCAGGAAGTGATGCGGATCAGGTTAAAGGGGATGGTGCACTTGATACAAAGACATCTACCTTTATAACACATTCATATAATCATTTTTATGATAACGGTAAATGTAATCTTCAGGGAATGAAGTCTGAGAAGGAGACTAATTATATTACATATCATCATAATTGGTATGACCATTCAGATTCACGTCATCCTCGTATCAGAACCTGTTCAGTACATAGTTACAACAATTACTTTGATGGCAACGCCAAGTATGGTGTAGGTGTAACAATGGGTGCATCTGCATTTGTTGAGAATAATTACTTTAGGAATTGTAAATATCCGGTGCTCAGCTCAGGTCAGGGTTCTGATAAGGTTACAGGCGGAACTTTCTCAGGTGAGACCGGCGGTATAGTTAAGACATTTAATAACTACATTGAAGGTGCTAAGGCATTTGTAACATATCAGGATAATAATACTGAATTTGATGCATATGCGGTATCATCAGCTGACGAGCAGGTTCCATCATCGGTTAAGACACTCAGTGGCGGAACAGCGTATAACAACTTTGATACTTCATCAATTATGTATTCATACACAGCACAGTCACCTGAAGATGCTAAGGCAGCAGTAGTTGCAAGAGCGGGACGTGTTAACGGCGGTGACTTTAAGTATGATTTTTCCGGTAAGACATATCAGCAGAAGGATGGCAACGGAGTTATGCAGACTGTAACTGCAGACGAGTACTATCATGTTGATGATGAGCTTAAGGCTCTTGTAGTTAATTATAAGACATCACTTGTGGCTGTAGGCGGTAACCCACTTGGTGGTGGCGGAAGCACAACTCCTGTTAAACCGACAAAGCCTTCAGAGTCAGAGACCAAGTCTACTGAAGCTGGGACTGAAGTATCAGGTTCTACAGGTTCAACAGACACAACAAAGCCTTCAACAAATCCTGGAACAACAACAGGAAGTTATGTACATAACTTTACTGCATCAGGTACAACAAGTTCAGTATATACAATAACAGGCAGCCTGGCTAATAAGGGCACCGTTAATTATGCAGGACTTACACTTTCTAAGTGCCTTAAGATGGAGTCTTCTACAAGTATTAAGTTCGCAACTCCATCATCAGGTAAGCTTATTCTTGTATTCGGTGGTTCAACAGCCGCTTCAGGAAAGGCAGTTAAGGTTAACGGAACTAAGTATACATGCGGTTCAGACGGAATTGCTACAATAGATATCAGCGGTTCTAAGGATATTACAATTACAAAGGGCGATTCAATAAATCTGTTCTATATTAATTATGTAACAGAGGGCTCTTCTGAGAATCCAAGCAATCCTGCTACCGAGCCTTCAACTGAAGCTCCTACTCAGAAACCTACACAGGCTCCTACCAAGCCGGCTGACAAGAAGAATGGTCTTCTTAAGAGTGACGATGGCAGCTGGTATTATTATGTTGATGATGCCATAGACACTTCAAAGACCGGTCTTGTTCAGAATAATGATGCATGGTGGTATGTCGAAGGCGGCAAGCTGCAGAGTGATTACAGGGGATTCGTTGAGAACAGTGCCGGTAAGTGGTATGTGGTAAATGGTAAGATTAATACTGATTTCACAGGTCTTGGCAAGGATGGTGATGACTGGGTATGCGTAAGGGCAGGCAAGGCTGACAGCTCATACACAGGTCTCGTTAAGAACAGTGATTACTTCTGGTATGTAAAGGACGGTAAGCTTGATACTTCTTATCTTGGTACAGTAACCAATGACGGAGGTACATGGTTTATTATCAACGGCAAGCTTGATACATCCGTAACAGGAATCAAGAGTGACAAGACTGATTTCTGGTATGTAAAGGGCGGCAAGGTTGATACAGCATTTGAAGGCGTTATTGAACAGGGCGGAAGCTGGTGGTATGTAAAGGATGGCAAGGTTGCCAAGGACTATAAAGGCCTCTTCACTAATGATGCCGGTACATGGTATGTTGCAGCCGGTAAGATTGACACTGATTTCACAGGTCTCGGCAAGGATGGTGATAACTGGGTATGTGTAAGAGCCGGTAAGGTTGACAGGACATATACAGGCCTTGTACAGAGTAGTGGAATCTGGTGGTATGTAAGTGATGGCGTACTTGATACAAGCTACACAGGCATCCAGACTAATGATGGTGGTTCATGGCTTGTAGTCAAAGGTAAGCTTAACACAGACTACACTGGAGAATACACTGTTGATTCTACAACTTACAATATTGTTAATGGTAAGGTAACAGATTAA
- a CDS encoding polysaccharide lyase produces the protein MRAKKFFAAFLATALTVSGFAVGSPVTAKAASAEFTSVGGFSETIYAQISGVKDADVTGVSYSGTASGELTGQDLEYLVRDKNGGVRVDIPGVKPGTYTLTVTTKSGTITKSGISVDAQDRSGYAHFNYTAGVGAYNDDGTLKDNAIVLYVTDDNKNSVELTYGGTTVKGIGNILNSVGKECGEAGHEGQCKKTSGNKTIYAKANTNQGIIQKLAENNVPLVVRFIGTVSDSGLYKRGTFNASTGLIDGLTAYDGDDFGGSVGDNGHMARIKSGRDITLEGIGTDATIDGWGFHFMAESAQPDLGKSFEVRNLKFINTPEDAIGMEGVQASANVNSDLSASVEHCWIHNNEYYCPSISNPAESDKSEGDGSVDFKRGQYFTCSYNYFEGCHKTNLVGSSDSSLQYNLTYHHNYWKLCKARGPLTRNANVHMYNNIYEGQTDYAMNVRANAYIFSEYNLFYMCKNPQRVDSGAIKSYNDSFSSCINDMGGTVVENKTDPVANSCKFAAKGIDYSRFDTDSSLSYIPTGDYELQTSITEAHKAIASRTGVLKENPVAAGDVSMSSISYVPSGVTPVNVTELPSTLTPGKLNKTVYAFTVGGTVDVTVKYADDTLAGTGALVNEAGECFLVASGTARNLPAGTYIIQPYNFQPGDGKTMQSGTFKQVTIDSLEITSSDPNAHYHKYELVETIAATCTSEGSKIYRCSCGDTKTEPVAKLDHTYGAWTVTKEATETETGLKVRKCTVCGCEDFQKIPAKGTSGGGSSEPAEAGAYAHNFTTSGTSSSVYTITGSTTTSKGSVTYAGLTLTTALKMESKTGITFTAPSDGKLVLVFGGSTAASGKTVKVNGDRYTCGSDGIATVEVKAGEVTITKGDSINLFYMNFEADGSSTTDPTEPANPDIPSADKKNGLLKSDDGSWYYYVDDAIDTSKTGLVQNNDAWWYVESGKLQSDYKGFVENGAGKWYVVNGKINTDFTGLGKDGDDWVCVRAGKADSSYTGLVKNSDYFWYVKDGKLDTSYLGTVTNDGGTWFIINGKLDTSVTGIKSDKTDFWYVKGGKVDTAFEGVIEQGGSWWYVKDGKVAKDYKGLFTNAAGTWYVAAGKIDTSFTGLGKDGDNWVCVRAGKVDRTYTGLVQSSGIWWYVSDGVLDTSYTGIQTNDGGSWLVVKGKLNTDYTGEYTVDSTTYNIVNGKVTD, from the coding sequence ATGAGAGCTAAGAAGTTCTTCGCTGCATTCCTTGCTACAGCACTTACTGTGTCAGGGTTTGCAGTAGGCTCTCCGGTTACTGCTAAGGCAGCATCGGCAGAGTTCACAAGTGTGGGTGGATTCAGTGAGACAATCTATGCACAGATATCTGGCGTTAAAGACGCTGATGTTACGGGTGTTTCCTACAGCGGAACAGCTTCCGGAGAACTTACGGGACAGGATCTTGAGTATCTTGTAAGAGACAAGAATGGAGGAGTGCGTGTCGACATTCCGGGAGTAAAACCCGGTACATATACACTCACAGTTACAACAAAGAGCGGGACTATCACAAAGAGCGGCATCAGTGTTGATGCACAGGACCGTTCAGGATATGCACATTTTAATTACACTGCAGGTGTAGGTGCATACAATGATGATGGTACACTTAAGGACAACGCCATTGTTCTTTATGTGACAGATGACAATAAGAACAGCGTTGAATTAACTTACGGCGGAACTACTGTTAAGGGTATCGGTAACATCCTTAACTCAGTAGGTAAGGAATGCGGTGAGGCAGGCCACGAAGGCCAGTGCAAGAAGACATCAGGCAACAAGACAATTTATGCAAAGGCCAACACAAACCAGGGTATCATCCAGAAGCTTGCGGAGAATAATGTACCGCTTGTTGTGCGTTTTATCGGAACGGTAAGCGACAGCGGTCTTTACAAGAGAGGTACTTTCAATGCCAGCACAGGTCTCATTGACGGACTTACAGCATATGACGGGGACGACTTCGGCGGTTCTGTAGGTGATAACGGACATATGGCACGTATCAAGTCAGGCAGGGATATCACTCTTGAGGGTATCGGAACTGACGCAACAATTGACGGATGGGGCTTCCATTTTATGGCGGAGAGTGCACAGCCTGACCTTGGCAAGAGCTTTGAGGTCCGCAATCTCAAGTTCATCAACACACCTGAGGATGCCATCGGCATGGAGGGTGTTCAGGCATCAGCCAATGTCAATTCAGATCTTTCAGCCAGCGTAGAGCACTGCTGGATACATAACAACGAGTACTACTGTCCGAGCATATCCAACCCGGCAGAATCGGATAAGTCAGAAGGCGATGGCTCAGTTGACTTCAAGAGAGGCCAGTACTTTACATGCAGCTATAACTACTTTGAGGGCTGCCACAAGACAAACCTTGTAGGTTCATCAGATTCCAGCCTCCAGTATAACCTTACATACCACCATAATTACTGGAAGTTATGTAAGGCAAGGGGACCTCTTACGCGTAATGCCAATGTCCATATGTATAACAACATATATGAAGGACAGACAGACTATGCAATGAATGTAAGAGCCAATGCGTACATTTTCTCAGAGTATAACCTGTTCTATATGTGCAAGAATCCACAGAGAGTAGATTCGGGTGCAATCAAGAGCTACAATGACTCATTCTCAAGCTGCATCAATGATATGGGCGGAACAGTAGTAGAGAATAAGACAGACCCGGTTGCCAACAGCTGTAAGTTCGCGGCAAAGGGAATTGACTACAGCAGGTTTGATACTGATTCATCACTTTCATATATCCCGACAGGCGATTATGAATTACAGACAAGCATTACAGAGGCACACAAGGCTATCGCATCCAGAACGGGCGTGCTCAAGGAGAACCCTGTAGCTGCCGGGGATGTGTCAATGTCTTCAATATCATATGTACCGAGTGGTGTTACGCCTGTTAATGTAACTGAACTGCCTTCAACACTGACACCCGGCAAGCTTAATAAGACAGTATATGCATTCACTGTCGGCGGTACGGTAGATGTGACAGTTAAGTATGCAGATGATACACTTGCAGGAACAGGTGCGTTGGTTAATGAAGCAGGAGAATGCTTCCTCGTTGCAAGCGGCACGGCAAGGAATCTTCCTGCCGGAACATACATTATCCAGCCATACAACTTCCAGCCGGGTGATGGCAAGACGATGCAGTCAGGAACATTCAAGCAGGTAACGATTGATTCACTTGAGATTACATCAAGTGATCCTAATGCTCATTACCACAAGTATGAGCTTGTTGAGACAATAGCTGCTACATGTACTTCTGAAGGAAGTAAGATTTACAGGTGTTCATGTGGAGATACCAAGACAGAGCCGGTTGCCAAGCTTGATCACACATATGGCGCATGGACAGTTACAAAGGAAGCAACAGAGACAGAGACAGGACTTAAGGTCCGCAAGTGTACTGTATGCGGATGTGAGGATTTCCAAAAGATTCCGGCTAAGGGAACATCAGGCGGCGGTTCTTCAGAACCGGCAGAGGCAGGTGCATATGCACACAACTTCACAACAAGCGGAACATCAAGTTCTGTATACACAATAACAGGCTCAACCACGACAAGCAAGGGAAGTGTGACATACGCAGGACTTACCCTTACGACAGCCCTGAAGATGGAGTCCAAGACAGGCATTACATTCACAGCTCCTTCAGATGGTAAGCTTGTCCTTGTATTCGGCGGTTCAACTGCTGCATCAGGCAAGACAGTCAAGGTTAACGGAGATAGGTATACATGTGGTTCAGATGGAATTGCTACAGTTGAAGTTAAGGCCGGAGAGGTTACTATAACAAAGGGCGATTCAATTAATCTGTTCTATATGAACTTTGAGGCTGACGGTTCATCGACAACGGATCCTACCGAACCTGCTAATCCGGATATACCAAGTGCTGACAAGAAGAATGGACTTCTTAAGAGTGACGATGGCAGCTGGTATTACTATGTTGATGATGCCATAGACACTTCAAAAACCGGTCTTGTTCAGAATAATGATGCATGGTGGTATGTCGAAAGCGGCAAGCTTCAGAGTGATTATAAGGGATTCGTCGAAAACGGTGCCGGTAAGTGGTATGTGGTAAATGGTAAGATTAATACTGATTTCACAGGTCTTGGCAAGGATGGTGATGACTGGGTATGCGTAAGGGCAGGCAAGGCTGACAGCTCATACACAGGTCTCGTTAAGAACAGTGATTACTTCTGGTATGTAAAGGACGGTAAGCTTGATACTTCTTATCTTGGTACAGTAACCAATGACGGAGGTACATGGTTTATTATCAACGGCAAGCTTGATACATCCGTAACAGGAATCAAGAGTGACAAGACTGATTTCTGGTATGTAAAGGGCGGCAAGGTTGATACAGCATTTGAAGGCGTTATTGAACAGGGCGGAAGCTGGTGGTATGTAAAGGATGGCAAGGTTGCCAAGGACTATAAAGGTCTCTTCACTAATGCTGCCGGTACATGGTATGTTGCAGCAGGTAAGATTGACACATCATTCACAGGTCTCGGCAAGGATGGTGATAACTGGGTATGTGTAAGAGCCGGTAAGGTTGACAGAACATATACAGGTCTTGTACAGAGCAGTGGAATCTGGTGGTATGTAAGTGATGGCGTACTTGATACAAGCTACACAGGAATCCAGACTAACGATGGCGGTTCATGGCTTGTAGTCAAAGGTAAGCTTAACACAGACTACACTGGCGAATACACTGTTGATTCTACTACATACAATATTGTTAATGGTAAAGTAACAGATTAA